Proteins encoded within one genomic window of Diorhabda sublineata isolate icDioSubl1.1 chromosome 1, icDioSubl1.1, whole genome shotgun sequence:
- the LOC130444728 gene encoding GATOR complex protein WDR24 isoform X3, translated as MTTFHVTQEGPVNALALNKDFSQVAICGRNVFKVYTIEEDKFREVCNVRASKHLNVGFSCNDVSWSPTDDHYLATAATNGHVSVWNLTKMGKAMQEQDYQDHKRTVNKVNFHASEPNKLISGSQDGTMRYFDIRVKSAVAVFYSNTESVRDVQFSPHSPYAFSAVSDNGSVQLWDIRKPEKYQQQYTAHSGPVFACDWHPEVTWLATASRDRTIKVWDLTNKPTLEYTIHTIASIGHVKWRPQRKYHIASCALVIDCSINVWDVRRPYIPFAAFNEHRDIASGVQWRGDPDIFLSSGRDSTLYHHSFNNASRPAAKANPQGLAVNNNGEIIFARKIPPFQTSASSTSSMTTPTSLAKATVGLMRKISMTQAIDQFHHASSMLQHFSHVNEMANYESESILALSKNYVLSGRSISEMCEHNSVVAREFGKPHLSVVWKIIKTMYGEEFLQNSIHAGSSNREEVAHNNINMSNISSAVIQIESTINSHRETETDQNSKAASDTQAAQFSGGDDETENEDQVDNVGTYTGFPTYLNVRSGLPKGDFSFGENELDMELDSLNADFHNVYRSYNHADGSDWILPNEAFPIRHEIQDRSPPPEQFPNHHHSPDLHEDTQPIYQVEETSSTLISVSKIPKKSSWDPSSLVVETLKHHAILGDIQTAACVLIVLGDCRKFLKELDEATEEHWLLGYIEMLTSYKLWNNATQIIKLAWLPSVYQLNQQSTRINTNCGKCLKPLQRVGWLCDRCHSSKYALCSICNQVVKGLYVWCQGCSHGGHIAHMKQWVSTKKMCPTGCGHLCEYG; from the exons ATGACTACGTTCCATGTGACTCAAGAAGGTCCCGTAAATGCTCTAGCTCTTAACAAGGACTTTTCTCAAGTCGCGATATGTGGAAGAAATG TGTTTAAGGTATATACCATAGAAGAGGATAAATTTAGAGAAGTTTGTAATGTAAGGGCCTCCAAACATCTTAATGTAGGCTTTTCTTGCAATGATGTATCTTGGAGTCCCACAGATG ATCATTATTTGGCAACAGCCGCTACAAATGGTCATGTTTCTGTATGGAATCTTACCAAAATGGGTAAAGCAATGCAAGAGCAAGATTATCAAGATCATAAAAGGACTGTCAATAAAGTGAATTTTCATGCTTCTGAACCAAATAAACTGATATCTGGATCACAAGATGGTACTATGAGATACTTTGATATACGAGTGAAGAGTGCAGTAGCAGTTTTTTACAG TAATACTGAGAGTGTCAGAGATGTTCAGTTCAGTCCACATAGTCCATATGCATTTTCTGCAGTTTCTGATAATGGTAGTGTACAGTTATGGGATATCAGAAAACCAGAGAAATATCAACAACAATACACAGCTCATAGTGGACCAGTATTTGCTTGCGATTGGCATCCTGAAGTTACTTGGTTAGCTACAGCTAGTAGAGATAGGACAATAAAG GTGTGGGACTTGACAAATAAACCTACTTTAGAATATACTATACATACAATAGCTTCTATTGGTCATGTAAAATGGAGACCACAAAGAAAATACCACATCGCAAGTTGTGCTTTAGTTATAGATTGTAGTATAAATGTTTGGGATGTAAGAAGGCCGTACATACCATTTGCAGCATTTAATGAGCATAGAGACATTGCTAGCGGTGTTCAATGGAGGGGTGATCctgatatatttttaagtagTGGAAGA GATTCTACTCTTTATCATCATAGTTTTAATAATGCCTCCCGGCCAGCTGCAAAAGCAAATCCTCAAGGTCTTGCTGTTAATAATAATggagaaattatttttgcgAGAAAAATACCTCCCTTTCAGACCTCTGCTTCTTCTACCAGTAGTATGACAACTCCTACTTCTTTGGCAAAAGCAACAGTAGGGCTTATGAG aaaaatatcaatGACTCAGGCAATAGACCAATTTCATCACGCCTCTAGTATGCTACAGCATTTTTCTCATGTTAATGAAATGGCAAATTACGAGTCTGAAAGTATTTTAGCACTATCCAAGAATTATGTTTTAAGTGGTAGAAGTATTTCGGAAATGTGTGAACATAACTCTGTTGTAGCTAGAGAATTTGGCAAACCTCAT tTATCTGTGGtatggaaaattattaaaacaatgtATGGTGAAGAATTTCTGCAGAATTCGATACATGCAGGAAGCTCAAATAGGGAAGAAGTTGCTCACAATAATATAAACATGAGCAATATCAGCTCTGCAGTTATACAGATAGAAAGTACTATTAATAGCCATAGAGAAACAGAGACTGATCAAAACTCAAAAG CAGCTAGTGATACCCAAGCCGCCCAGTTTAGCGGAGGAGACGATGAAACTGAAAATGAAGATCAAGTCGATAATGTGGGAACATACACGGGCTTCCCGACTTATTTAAATGTGAGAAGTGGTCTACCAAAAGGTGATTTTTCTTTTGGTGAGAACGAATTAGATATGGAATTGGATAGTCTCAATGCAG atttCCATAATGTCTATCGAAGCTATAATCATGCCGATGGTTCGGATTGGATATTACCAAATGAAGCTTTTCCTATTAGACATGAAATACAGGATCGATCACCTCCTCCTGAACAATTTCCTAATCATCATCATTCGCCTGATTTGCATGAAGACACACAACCA ATTTATCAAGTAGAAGAAACATCTTCGACATTAATATCAGtttcaaaaataccaaaaaaatcttCTTGGGACCCAAGCAGTTTGGTCGTGGAAACATTAAAACATCATGCTATATTAGGAGATATTCAGACAGCAGCTTGCGTTCTCATTGTCTTAGGagattgtagaaaatttctgaAGGAATTGGATGAAGCTACGGAAGAGCATTGGCTACTAGGCTATATAGAAATGCTTACCAGTTACAAACTATGGAATAATGCAACACAG ATTATCAAACTAGCATGGTTACCATCTGTATATCAACTAAATCAACAAAGTACTCGCATCAACACCAACTGTGGCAAATGTTTGAAGCCACTACAAAGAGTTGGCTGGTTATGTGATAGATGTCATTCATCAAAATACGCTCTGTGTAGCATTTGTAATCAAGTAGTAAAAGGACTGTACGTTTGGTGCCAGGGTTGTTCACACGGTGGACATATAGCGCATATGAAGCAATGGGTGTCAACTAAAAAGATGTGTCCAACGGGATGTGGACATTTGTGTGAATATGGATAA
- the LOC130444728 gene encoding GATOR complex protein WDR24 isoform X4, which produces MTTFHVTQEGPVNALALNKDFSQVAICGRNVFKVYTIEEDKFREVCNVRASKHLNVGFSCNDVSWSPTDDHYLATAATNGHVSVWNLTKMGKAMQEQDYQDHKRTVNKVNFHASEPNKLISGSQDGTMRYFDIRVKSAVAVFYSNTESVRDVQFSPHSPYAFSAVSDNGSVQLWDIRKPEKYQQQYTAHSGPVFACDWHPEVTWLATASRDRTIKVWDLTNKPTLEYTIHTIASIGHVKWRPQRKYHIASCALVIDCSINVWDVRRPYIPFAAFNEHRDIASGVQWRGDPDIFLSSGRDSTLYHHSFNNASRPAAKANPQGLAVNNNGEIIFARKIPPFQTSASSTSSMTTPTSLAKATVGLMRKISMTQAIDQFHHASSMLQHFSHVNEMANYESESILALSKNYVLSGRSISEMCEHNSVVAREFGKPHLSVVWKIIKTMYGEEFLQNSIHAGSSNREEVAHNNINMSNISSAVIQIESTINSHRETETDQNSKASDTQAAQFSGGDDETENEDQVDNVGTYTGFPTYLNVRSGLPKGDFSFGENELDMELDSLNADFHNVYRSYNHADGSDWILPNEAFPIRHEIQDRSPPPEQFPNHHHSPDLHEDTQPIYQVEETSSTLISVSKIPKKSSWDPSSLVVETLKHHAILGDIQTAACVLIVLGDCRKFLKELDEATEEHWLLGYIEMLTSYKLWNNATQIIKLAWLPSVYQLNQQSTRINTNCGKCLKPLQRVGWLCDRCHSSKYALCSICNQVVKGLYVWCQGCSHGGHIAHMKQWVSTKKMCPTGCGHLCEYG; this is translated from the exons ATGACTACGTTCCATGTGACTCAAGAAGGTCCCGTAAATGCTCTAGCTCTTAACAAGGACTTTTCTCAAGTCGCGATATGTGGAAGAAATG TGTTTAAGGTATATACCATAGAAGAGGATAAATTTAGAGAAGTTTGTAATGTAAGGGCCTCCAAACATCTTAATGTAGGCTTTTCTTGCAATGATGTATCTTGGAGTCCCACAGATG ATCATTATTTGGCAACAGCCGCTACAAATGGTCATGTTTCTGTATGGAATCTTACCAAAATGGGTAAAGCAATGCAAGAGCAAGATTATCAAGATCATAAAAGGACTGTCAATAAAGTGAATTTTCATGCTTCTGAACCAAATAAACTGATATCTGGATCACAAGATGGTACTATGAGATACTTTGATATACGAGTGAAGAGTGCAGTAGCAGTTTTTTACAG TAATACTGAGAGTGTCAGAGATGTTCAGTTCAGTCCACATAGTCCATATGCATTTTCTGCAGTTTCTGATAATGGTAGTGTACAGTTATGGGATATCAGAAAACCAGAGAAATATCAACAACAATACACAGCTCATAGTGGACCAGTATTTGCTTGCGATTGGCATCCTGAAGTTACTTGGTTAGCTACAGCTAGTAGAGATAGGACAATAAAG GTGTGGGACTTGACAAATAAACCTACTTTAGAATATACTATACATACAATAGCTTCTATTGGTCATGTAAAATGGAGACCACAAAGAAAATACCACATCGCAAGTTGTGCTTTAGTTATAGATTGTAGTATAAATGTTTGGGATGTAAGAAGGCCGTACATACCATTTGCAGCATTTAATGAGCATAGAGACATTGCTAGCGGTGTTCAATGGAGGGGTGATCctgatatatttttaagtagTGGAAGA GATTCTACTCTTTATCATCATAGTTTTAATAATGCCTCCCGGCCAGCTGCAAAAGCAAATCCTCAAGGTCTTGCTGTTAATAATAATggagaaattatttttgcgAGAAAAATACCTCCCTTTCAGACCTCTGCTTCTTCTACCAGTAGTATGACAACTCCTACTTCTTTGGCAAAAGCAACAGTAGGGCTTATGAG aaaaatatcaatGACTCAGGCAATAGACCAATTTCATCACGCCTCTAGTATGCTACAGCATTTTTCTCATGTTAATGAAATGGCAAATTACGAGTCTGAAAGTATTTTAGCACTATCCAAGAATTATGTTTTAAGTGGTAGAAGTATTTCGGAAATGTGTGAACATAACTCTGTTGTAGCTAGAGAATTTGGCAAACCTCAT tTATCTGTGGtatggaaaattattaaaacaatgtATGGTGAAGAATTTCTGCAGAATTCGATACATGCAGGAAGCTCAAATAGGGAAGAAGTTGCTCACAATAATATAAACATGAGCAATATCAGCTCTGCAGTTATACAGATAGAAAGTACTATTAATAGCCATAGAGAAACAGAGACTGATCAAAACTCAAAAG CTAGTGATACCCAAGCCGCCCAGTTTAGCGGAGGAGACGATGAAACTGAAAATGAAGATCAAGTCGATAATGTGGGAACATACACGGGCTTCCCGACTTATTTAAATGTGAGAAGTGGTCTACCAAAAGGTGATTTTTCTTTTGGTGAGAACGAATTAGATATGGAATTGGATAGTCTCAATGCAG atttCCATAATGTCTATCGAAGCTATAATCATGCCGATGGTTCGGATTGGATATTACCAAATGAAGCTTTTCCTATTAGACATGAAATACAGGATCGATCACCTCCTCCTGAACAATTTCCTAATCATCATCATTCGCCTGATTTGCATGAAGACACACAACCA ATTTATCAAGTAGAAGAAACATCTTCGACATTAATATCAGtttcaaaaataccaaaaaaatcttCTTGGGACCCAAGCAGTTTGGTCGTGGAAACATTAAAACATCATGCTATATTAGGAGATATTCAGACAGCAGCTTGCGTTCTCATTGTCTTAGGagattgtagaaaatttctgaAGGAATTGGATGAAGCTACGGAAGAGCATTGGCTACTAGGCTATATAGAAATGCTTACCAGTTACAAACTATGGAATAATGCAACACAG ATTATCAAACTAGCATGGTTACCATCTGTATATCAACTAAATCAACAAAGTACTCGCATCAACACCAACTGTGGCAAATGTTTGAAGCCACTACAAAGAGTTGGCTGGTTATGTGATAGATGTCATTCATCAAAATACGCTCTGTGTAGCATTTGTAATCAAGTAGTAAAAGGACTGTACGTTTGGTGCCAGGGTTGTTCACACGGTGGACATATAGCGCATATGAAGCAATGGGTGTCAACTAAAAAGATGTGTCCAACGGGATGTGGACATTTGTGTGAATATGGATAA
- the LOC130444728 gene encoding GATOR complex protein WDR24 isoform X1, protein MTTFHVTQEGPVNALALNKDFSQVAICGRNVFKVYTIEEDKFREVCNVRASKHLNVGFSCNDVSWSPTDDHYLATAATNGHVSVWNLTKMGKAMQEQDYQDHKRTVNKVNFHASEPNKLISGSQDGTMRYFDIRVKSAVAVFYSNTESVRDVQFSPHSPYAFSAVSDNGSVQLWDIRKPEKYQQQYTAHSGPVFACDWHPEVTWLATASRDRTIKVWDLTNKPTLEYTIHTIASIGHVKWRPQRKYHIASCALVIDCSINVWDVRRPYIPFAAFNEHRDIASGVQWRGDPDIFLSSGRDSTLYHHSFNNASRPAAKANPQGLAVNNNGEIIFARKIPPFQTSASSTSSMTTPTSLAKATVGLMRKISMTQAIDQFHHASSMLQHFSHVNEMANYESESILALSKNYVLSGRSISEMCEHNSVVAREFGKPHLSVVWKIIKTMYGEEFLQNSIHAGSSNREEVAHNNINMSNISSAVIQIESTINSHRETETDQNSKAASDTQAAQFSGGDDETENEDQVDNVGTYTGFPTYLNVRSGLPKGDFSFGENELDMELDSLNAGDCYFLDFHNVYRSYNHADGSDWILPNEAFPIRHEIQDRSPPPEQFPNHHHSPDLHEDTQPIYQVEETSSTLISVSKIPKKSSWDPSSLVVETLKHHAILGDIQTAACVLIVLGDCRKFLKELDEATEEHWLLGYIEMLTSYKLWNNATQIIKLAWLPSVYQLNQQSTRINTNCGKCLKPLQRVGWLCDRCHSSKYALCSICNQVVKGLYVWCQGCSHGGHIAHMKQWVSTKKMCPTGCGHLCEYG, encoded by the exons ATGACTACGTTCCATGTGACTCAAGAAGGTCCCGTAAATGCTCTAGCTCTTAACAAGGACTTTTCTCAAGTCGCGATATGTGGAAGAAATG TGTTTAAGGTATATACCATAGAAGAGGATAAATTTAGAGAAGTTTGTAATGTAAGGGCCTCCAAACATCTTAATGTAGGCTTTTCTTGCAATGATGTATCTTGGAGTCCCACAGATG ATCATTATTTGGCAACAGCCGCTACAAATGGTCATGTTTCTGTATGGAATCTTACCAAAATGGGTAAAGCAATGCAAGAGCAAGATTATCAAGATCATAAAAGGACTGTCAATAAAGTGAATTTTCATGCTTCTGAACCAAATAAACTGATATCTGGATCACAAGATGGTACTATGAGATACTTTGATATACGAGTGAAGAGTGCAGTAGCAGTTTTTTACAG TAATACTGAGAGTGTCAGAGATGTTCAGTTCAGTCCACATAGTCCATATGCATTTTCTGCAGTTTCTGATAATGGTAGTGTACAGTTATGGGATATCAGAAAACCAGAGAAATATCAACAACAATACACAGCTCATAGTGGACCAGTATTTGCTTGCGATTGGCATCCTGAAGTTACTTGGTTAGCTACAGCTAGTAGAGATAGGACAATAAAG GTGTGGGACTTGACAAATAAACCTACTTTAGAATATACTATACATACAATAGCTTCTATTGGTCATGTAAAATGGAGACCACAAAGAAAATACCACATCGCAAGTTGTGCTTTAGTTATAGATTGTAGTATAAATGTTTGGGATGTAAGAAGGCCGTACATACCATTTGCAGCATTTAATGAGCATAGAGACATTGCTAGCGGTGTTCAATGGAGGGGTGATCctgatatatttttaagtagTGGAAGA GATTCTACTCTTTATCATCATAGTTTTAATAATGCCTCCCGGCCAGCTGCAAAAGCAAATCCTCAAGGTCTTGCTGTTAATAATAATggagaaattatttttgcgAGAAAAATACCTCCCTTTCAGACCTCTGCTTCTTCTACCAGTAGTATGACAACTCCTACTTCTTTGGCAAAAGCAACAGTAGGGCTTATGAG aaaaatatcaatGACTCAGGCAATAGACCAATTTCATCACGCCTCTAGTATGCTACAGCATTTTTCTCATGTTAATGAAATGGCAAATTACGAGTCTGAAAGTATTTTAGCACTATCCAAGAATTATGTTTTAAGTGGTAGAAGTATTTCGGAAATGTGTGAACATAACTCTGTTGTAGCTAGAGAATTTGGCAAACCTCAT tTATCTGTGGtatggaaaattattaaaacaatgtATGGTGAAGAATTTCTGCAGAATTCGATACATGCAGGAAGCTCAAATAGGGAAGAAGTTGCTCACAATAATATAAACATGAGCAATATCAGCTCTGCAGTTATACAGATAGAAAGTACTATTAATAGCCATAGAGAAACAGAGACTGATCAAAACTCAAAAG CAGCTAGTGATACCCAAGCCGCCCAGTTTAGCGGAGGAGACGATGAAACTGAAAATGAAGATCAAGTCGATAATGTGGGAACATACACGGGCTTCCCGACTTATTTAAATGTGAGAAGTGGTCTACCAAAAGGTGATTTTTCTTTTGGTGAGAACGAATTAGATATGGAATTGGATAGTCTCAATGCAG gtgattgttattttttagatttCCATAATGTCTATCGAAGCTATAATCATGCCGATGGTTCGGATTGGATATTACCAAATGAAGCTTTTCCTATTAGACATGAAATACAGGATCGATCACCTCCTCCTGAACAATTTCCTAATCATCATCATTCGCCTGATTTGCATGAAGACACACAACCA ATTTATCAAGTAGAAGAAACATCTTCGACATTAATATCAGtttcaaaaataccaaaaaaatcttCTTGGGACCCAAGCAGTTTGGTCGTGGAAACATTAAAACATCATGCTATATTAGGAGATATTCAGACAGCAGCTTGCGTTCTCATTGTCTTAGGagattgtagaaaatttctgaAGGAATTGGATGAAGCTACGGAAGAGCATTGGCTACTAGGCTATATAGAAATGCTTACCAGTTACAAACTATGGAATAATGCAACACAG ATTATCAAACTAGCATGGTTACCATCTGTATATCAACTAAATCAACAAAGTACTCGCATCAACACCAACTGTGGCAAATGTTTGAAGCCACTACAAAGAGTTGGCTGGTTATGTGATAGATGTCATTCATCAAAATACGCTCTGTGTAGCATTTGTAATCAAGTAGTAAAAGGACTGTACGTTTGGTGCCAGGGTTGTTCACACGGTGGACATATAGCGCATATGAAGCAATGGGTGTCAACTAAAAAGATGTGTCCAACGGGATGTGGACATTTGTGTGAATATGGATAA
- the LOC130444728 gene encoding GATOR complex protein WDR24 isoform X2: MTTFHVTQEGPVNALALNKDFSQVAICGRNVFKVYTIEEDKFREVCNVRASKHLNVGFSCNDVSWSPTDDHYLATAATNGHVSVWNLTKMGKAMQEQDYQDHKRTVNKVNFHASEPNKLISGSQDGTMRYFDIRVKSAVAVFYSNTESVRDVQFSPHSPYAFSAVSDNGSVQLWDIRKPEKYQQQYTAHSGPVFACDWHPEVTWLATASRDRTIKVWDLTNKPTLEYTIHTIASIGHVKWRPQRKYHIASCALVIDCSINVWDVRRPYIPFAAFNEHRDIASGVQWRGDPDIFLSSGRDSTLYHHSFNNASRPAAKANPQGLAVNNNGEIIFARKIPPFQTSASSTSSMTTPTSLAKATVGLMRKISMTQAIDQFHHASSMLQHFSHVNEMANYESESILALSKNYVLSGRSISEMCEHNSVVAREFGKPHLSVVWKIIKTMYGEEFLQNSIHAGSSNREEVAHNNINMSNISSAVIQIESTINSHRETETDQNSKASDTQAAQFSGGDDETENEDQVDNVGTYTGFPTYLNVRSGLPKGDFSFGENELDMELDSLNAGDCYFLDFHNVYRSYNHADGSDWILPNEAFPIRHEIQDRSPPPEQFPNHHHSPDLHEDTQPIYQVEETSSTLISVSKIPKKSSWDPSSLVVETLKHHAILGDIQTAACVLIVLGDCRKFLKELDEATEEHWLLGYIEMLTSYKLWNNATQIIKLAWLPSVYQLNQQSTRINTNCGKCLKPLQRVGWLCDRCHSSKYALCSICNQVVKGLYVWCQGCSHGGHIAHMKQWVSTKKMCPTGCGHLCEYG, translated from the exons ATGACTACGTTCCATGTGACTCAAGAAGGTCCCGTAAATGCTCTAGCTCTTAACAAGGACTTTTCTCAAGTCGCGATATGTGGAAGAAATG TGTTTAAGGTATATACCATAGAAGAGGATAAATTTAGAGAAGTTTGTAATGTAAGGGCCTCCAAACATCTTAATGTAGGCTTTTCTTGCAATGATGTATCTTGGAGTCCCACAGATG ATCATTATTTGGCAACAGCCGCTACAAATGGTCATGTTTCTGTATGGAATCTTACCAAAATGGGTAAAGCAATGCAAGAGCAAGATTATCAAGATCATAAAAGGACTGTCAATAAAGTGAATTTTCATGCTTCTGAACCAAATAAACTGATATCTGGATCACAAGATGGTACTATGAGATACTTTGATATACGAGTGAAGAGTGCAGTAGCAGTTTTTTACAG TAATACTGAGAGTGTCAGAGATGTTCAGTTCAGTCCACATAGTCCATATGCATTTTCTGCAGTTTCTGATAATGGTAGTGTACAGTTATGGGATATCAGAAAACCAGAGAAATATCAACAACAATACACAGCTCATAGTGGACCAGTATTTGCTTGCGATTGGCATCCTGAAGTTACTTGGTTAGCTACAGCTAGTAGAGATAGGACAATAAAG GTGTGGGACTTGACAAATAAACCTACTTTAGAATATACTATACATACAATAGCTTCTATTGGTCATGTAAAATGGAGACCACAAAGAAAATACCACATCGCAAGTTGTGCTTTAGTTATAGATTGTAGTATAAATGTTTGGGATGTAAGAAGGCCGTACATACCATTTGCAGCATTTAATGAGCATAGAGACATTGCTAGCGGTGTTCAATGGAGGGGTGATCctgatatatttttaagtagTGGAAGA GATTCTACTCTTTATCATCATAGTTTTAATAATGCCTCCCGGCCAGCTGCAAAAGCAAATCCTCAAGGTCTTGCTGTTAATAATAATggagaaattatttttgcgAGAAAAATACCTCCCTTTCAGACCTCTGCTTCTTCTACCAGTAGTATGACAACTCCTACTTCTTTGGCAAAAGCAACAGTAGGGCTTATGAG aaaaatatcaatGACTCAGGCAATAGACCAATTTCATCACGCCTCTAGTATGCTACAGCATTTTTCTCATGTTAATGAAATGGCAAATTACGAGTCTGAAAGTATTTTAGCACTATCCAAGAATTATGTTTTAAGTGGTAGAAGTATTTCGGAAATGTGTGAACATAACTCTGTTGTAGCTAGAGAATTTGGCAAACCTCAT tTATCTGTGGtatggaaaattattaaaacaatgtATGGTGAAGAATTTCTGCAGAATTCGATACATGCAGGAAGCTCAAATAGGGAAGAAGTTGCTCACAATAATATAAACATGAGCAATATCAGCTCTGCAGTTATACAGATAGAAAGTACTATTAATAGCCATAGAGAAACAGAGACTGATCAAAACTCAAAAG CTAGTGATACCCAAGCCGCCCAGTTTAGCGGAGGAGACGATGAAACTGAAAATGAAGATCAAGTCGATAATGTGGGAACATACACGGGCTTCCCGACTTATTTAAATGTGAGAAGTGGTCTACCAAAAGGTGATTTTTCTTTTGGTGAGAACGAATTAGATATGGAATTGGATAGTCTCAATGCAG gtgattgttattttttagatttCCATAATGTCTATCGAAGCTATAATCATGCCGATGGTTCGGATTGGATATTACCAAATGAAGCTTTTCCTATTAGACATGAAATACAGGATCGATCACCTCCTCCTGAACAATTTCCTAATCATCATCATTCGCCTGATTTGCATGAAGACACACAACCA ATTTATCAAGTAGAAGAAACATCTTCGACATTAATATCAGtttcaaaaataccaaaaaaatcttCTTGGGACCCAAGCAGTTTGGTCGTGGAAACATTAAAACATCATGCTATATTAGGAGATATTCAGACAGCAGCTTGCGTTCTCATTGTCTTAGGagattgtagaaaatttctgaAGGAATTGGATGAAGCTACGGAAGAGCATTGGCTACTAGGCTATATAGAAATGCTTACCAGTTACAAACTATGGAATAATGCAACACAG ATTATCAAACTAGCATGGTTACCATCTGTATATCAACTAAATCAACAAAGTACTCGCATCAACACCAACTGTGGCAAATGTTTGAAGCCACTACAAAGAGTTGGCTGGTTATGTGATAGATGTCATTCATCAAAATACGCTCTGTGTAGCATTTGTAATCAAGTAGTAAAAGGACTGTACGTTTGGTGCCAGGGTTGTTCACACGGTGGACATATAGCGCATATGAAGCAATGGGTGTCAACTAAAAAGATGTGTCCAACGGGATGTGGACATTTGTGTGAATATGGATAA